In the genome of Hymenobacter taeanensis, one region contains:
- a CDS encoding YqjF family protein has translation MPDAHPARPTRIPLLHQRWSELLFAHWPTSPELLRPYLPPRLELDLFEGQAWLGVVPFSMSKVRPPGLPAVPGLRSLHELNVRTYVHLDGVPGVWFLSLDANSPVAVELARALFHLPYLHARMSFTEQAGKLHFEAKRTHRRMPPATFAASWTPGAALPRAQPGSLEYFLTERYHLYTSGPNLLHDIQGPQLWRGTLWHEPWPLRQATLHHWDSTLVESHGLPTPAGPPHLLAADAVDVRVMGLKRV, from the coding sequence ATGCCTGACGCTCACCCCGCCCGCCCGACTCGTATTCCGCTGCTGCATCAGCGGTGGAGCGAACTGCTATTTGCCCACTGGCCTACCAGCCCCGAGCTGCTTCGCCCTTATCTGCCGCCGCGGCTGGAGTTGGATTTGTTTGAGGGACAGGCGTGGCTGGGCGTGGTGCCGTTTTCCATGAGCAAAGTGCGGCCTCCAGGCTTGCCGGCGGTACCAGGCCTACGCTCCTTGCACGAGCTGAACGTGCGTACCTACGTCCATCTCGATGGTGTTCCGGGGGTGTGGTTTCTTTCCCTGGATGCCAATAGCCCGGTGGCTGTGGAGCTGGCACGGGCGCTGTTTCACTTGCCCTATCTGCACGCCCGCATGTCGTTTACGGAGCAAGCTGGCAAGCTGCATTTTGAGGCCAAACGCACGCACCGCCGAATGCCGCCGGCCACGTTTGCGGCCTCCTGGACGCCCGGCGCCGCTCTACCCCGTGCGCAACCCGGCTCCCTGGAATACTTCCTCACCGAACGCTACCACCTCTACACCTCTGGCCCCAACCTGCTGCACGATATTCAGGGGCCTCAACTATGGCGCGGTACGCTCTGGCACGAGCCCTGGCCCCTACGGCAAGCCACACTACATCACTGGGACTCCACTCTAGTCGAATCACACGGCTTGCCTACGCCCGCCGGCCCTCCTCACCTACTAGCCGCCGACGCGGTTGATGTACGGGTAATGGGTCTGAAGCGAGTATAG
- the nagA gene encoding N-acetylglucosamine-6-phosphate deacetylase has protein sequence MRYLLQNCTFYTGTAILTHHALLVENGQITTLLPQTSSLPTDAPVVDGRGLNVAPGLLDLQIYGAAGHLFSVAPGPAALEALAQHTFRHGTTGFMATMPTNSWEMMRTALEAGREFQRRHPALGLLGIHLEGPYINPIKKGAHQEEFIHVPTGAEIDELLKLADGVMKIMTLAPEMATPAVVARLREAGVVLSAGHSNATYAQAAAGFREGFAAATHLFNAMSALQGREPGMVGAIYDATDAHASIIADGIHCDFASVRISKKILQERLFLITDAVTDSQHGAYRFQLRHDHYVDEQGILGGSALSMPQAVRNCVEHVGLSLDESLRMASLYPARVIGQDDKLGLLQEGCTADFFLFDADLQVYATARQGELHWHQV, from the coding sequence ATGCGCTACCTGCTCCAAAATTGCACGTTTTACACCGGTACGGCCATTCTCACCCACCATGCCCTGCTGGTTGAGAACGGCCAGATTACCACCCTCCTGCCCCAAACCAGCAGTTTGCCGACCGATGCGCCCGTGGTTGATGGCCGGGGCCTGAACGTAGCCCCGGGCCTGCTTGATCTGCAGATTTATGGCGCGGCGGGGCACTTGTTTTCCGTGGCTCCTGGCCCCGCGGCCCTGGAAGCACTGGCCCAGCATACCTTTCGGCACGGCACCACTGGCTTCATGGCTACCATGCCCACCAACTCCTGGGAGATGATGCGCACAGCTCTGGAAGCAGGCCGTGAGTTTCAGCGGCGCCACCCAGCGCTAGGCCTATTAGGTATCCACCTGGAAGGGCCCTACATCAACCCCATCAAGAAGGGCGCGCATCAGGAGGAGTTTATTCATGTGCCCACGGGAGCGGAAATTGACGAGCTGCTGAAACTGGCCGATGGGGTAATGAAAATCATGACCCTAGCCCCCGAAATGGCTACACCCGCCGTAGTGGCGCGGCTACGCGAGGCGGGCGTGGTACTGTCGGCGGGACATTCTAACGCCACCTATGCCCAGGCTGCGGCTGGTTTCCGAGAAGGCTTTGCGGCGGCCACGCACCTGTTCAATGCCATGTCGGCGCTACAAGGGCGGGAGCCGGGTATGGTGGGTGCCATTTATGATGCCACTGACGCCCACGCCAGCATCATTGCCGATGGCATTCACTGCGACTTTGCCTCCGTGCGTATCAGCAAAAAAATACTGCAGGAGCGGCTGTTCCTCATCACCGATGCCGTAACCGACAGCCAGCACGGCGCTTACCGCTTCCAGCTCCGCCACGACCATTACGTAGATGAGCAGGGCATCTTGGGCGGCTCAGCCCTCAGCATGCCCCAAGCCGTGCGTAATTGCGTGGAGCACGTAGGTCTGTCACTGGACGAAAGCCTGCGGATGGCTTCCCTCTACCCCGCTCGAGTAATTGGGCAAGATGATAAGCTAGGCCTGTTGCAAGAAGGCTGTACCGCTGATTTCTTTCTGTTTGATGCTGATTTACAGGTATACGCCACCGCTCGCCAAGGCGAGTTACATTGGCATCAGGTCTAG
- a CDS encoding TonB-dependent receptor, with amino-acid sequence MRFLILALLLLAGPAALAQYSVRAVVRDSLTHEVLVGVSGAVRGTSNGGATDVQGQLTLDNISGPTAELVFSYLGYRVKTVTVALPQAGEPLTVLLGPDSNALEEVVVTSTRTNSRIEDLPTRIEVLGAEELEEESGIKPGNVASILGDVASIQIQPTSATTGNADLRIQGLQGKYTQILRDGLPLFGGYAGSFGILQIPPLDLRQVEIIKGASSTLYGGGAIAGMINLISKEPQLNGPERTVLANISTLRESNLNGFFSGRNEKVGYTLFVGGTRQQAVDVNGDGYSDVPRLGSVLIHPRLFLYPTPQSKLVLGYTGTYERRRGGDMQVLREQPDATHQFFINNDSWRHTADARYDRTTAARGDQLVLKGSLSSFQRNATTNTTGLNARQLSYYTEGSQLLKLSHHDVVLGANVTGESFRPVQTQNLQLRAYDYVTPGLFAQDDWKPTPAFTLQSGLRIDHHNRYGTFVLPRLSALLKIGSHFSSRLGGGLGYKAPSFFVNELDERDFARVLPFTNANKAERSTGANWDVNYTAVAGQGEEALHITINQSFFLTQIQHPLLLNTDSRTGFITFSNAAQPFLTRGFETYVRVRQDETELYLGYVFTDARRLDLPGNPRLSLIARDKLASVLSREFNEHWRAGLEAAYTGRQHRDDGPLTPGYLFLAGMVRYSTGPISFVLNGENLLDYRQTRKETIWSGDRTNPTFRQLWAPIEGRVINLSATAKF; translated from the coding sequence ATGCGATTTCTCATCTTAGCGTTGCTGCTGCTAGCCGGCCCAGCAGCGTTGGCGCAATATTCCGTCCGTGCCGTGGTGCGCGACAGCCTCACCCACGAGGTGCTGGTAGGTGTGAGCGGGGCCGTGCGTGGTACCTCCAATGGGGGGGCCACCGATGTGCAGGGCCAGCTTACACTGGATAACATTTCTGGGCCCACTGCCGAGCTGGTGTTTAGCTACCTGGGCTACCGCGTGAAAACTGTGACGGTGGCTTTGCCCCAAGCCGGCGAGCCGCTGACGGTGCTGCTCGGGCCCGACTCCAATGCCCTGGAGGAAGTAGTGGTAACCAGCACGCGCACCAACTCCCGCATCGAGGATTTGCCTACGCGCATTGAGGTACTGGGCGCCGAGGAGCTGGAAGAGGAAAGCGGCATCAAACCGGGTAACGTAGCCAGCATTCTGGGCGACGTGGCCAGCATCCAGATTCAGCCCACCTCCGCTACCACCGGCAATGCCGACCTGCGGATTCAGGGCCTGCAGGGCAAATACACCCAGATTCTGCGCGACGGTTTGCCGTTGTTTGGGGGCTACGCGGGCTCCTTCGGGATTCTGCAAATTCCGCCGCTTGATTTGCGTCAGGTAGAAATTATCAAGGGGGCCAGCAGCACGCTCTACGGGGGCGGCGCCATTGCGGGCATGATCAACCTTATTTCCAAGGAACCCCAGCTTAATGGCCCCGAGCGCACGGTTCTGGCCAACATCAGCACCCTGCGGGAGTCTAACCTCAACGGCTTCTTTTCGGGCCGCAACGAGAAGGTGGGCTACACCCTGTTTGTGGGCGGCACTCGCCAGCAGGCCGTAGATGTGAACGGGGATGGCTACTCCGATGTGCCGCGTCTGGGCAGCGTGCTCATTCACCCGCGCCTGTTCCTTTATCCTACCCCGCAGAGCAAGCTGGTACTTGGCTACACCGGCACTTATGAGCGCCGCCGGGGCGGCGACATGCAGGTGCTGCGCGAGCAGCCCGACGCCACCCACCAGTTCTTCATCAACAACGACAGCTGGCGCCACACCGCCGATGCCCGCTACGACCGCACCACCGCCGCGCGTGGCGACCAGCTAGTGCTTAAAGGCAGCCTAAGCAGCTTCCAGCGCAACGCCACCACCAACACCACCGGCCTGAATGCCCGCCAGCTCTCCTACTACACCGAAGGCAGCCAACTCCTGAAACTGTCCCACCACGATGTGGTGCTGGGCGCTAACGTTACGGGCGAGTCGTTCAGGCCAGTGCAAACTCAGAACCTGCAACTGCGCGCCTACGACTACGTTACGCCGGGCTTGTTTGCTCAGGACGACTGGAAACCCACCCCGGCTTTCACTCTGCAGAGTGGCCTACGCATTGACCACCACAATCGCTATGGCACCTTTGTGCTGCCCCGCCTGAGTGCGCTACTGAAGATTGGGAGCCACTTCTCCTCCCGCCTTGGAGGTGGCCTAGGCTATAAGGCGCCGTCTTTCTTCGTGAATGAGCTGGATGAGCGTGACTTTGCCCGGGTGCTGCCGTTCACAAACGCCAACAAGGCGGAGCGCTCTACGGGGGCCAACTGGGATGTGAACTACACGGCGGTAGCAGGCCAGGGCGAAGAAGCCTTGCACATCACCATCAACCAGTCGTTTTTCCTGACCCAGATTCAGCACCCGCTGCTGCTCAACACAGATTCTCGAACGGGCTTTATCACGTTTTCCAACGCCGCCCAGCCCTTCCTCACCCGTGGCTTCGAAACCTACGTGCGCGTGCGCCAGGACGAAACAGAGCTGTACCTGGGCTATGTATTTACCGATGCGCGCCGCCTCGATCTGCCCGGCAACCCGCGCCTGAGCCTCATTGCCCGCGACAAGCTGGCCAGCGTGCTTTCCCGCGAGTTCAACGAGCATTGGCGGGCGGGCCTGGAGGCCGCCTACACCGGCCGCCAGCACCGCGATGATGGCCCCCTGACGCCCGGCTACCTGTTCCTGGCCGGCATGGTGCGCTACAGCACCGGCCCTATCAGCTTCGTGCTGAACGGCGAAAACCTGCTCGATTACCGCCAGACCCGCAAGGAAACCATTTGGTCGGGTGACCGAACCAACCCCACCTTTCGCCAGCTCTGGGCCCCCATTGAAGGCCGTGTGATTAACCTCTCAGCCACCGCGAAGTTCTAG
- the typA gene encoding translational GTPase TypA — protein sequence MQNIRNIAIIAHVDHGKTTLVDKIIHASKLFDEHQQFDDLILDNNDLERERGITIVSKNVSVRYKDVKINIIDTPGHADFGGEVERVLKMADGVLLLVDAFEGAMPQTRFVLGKAIDLGLKPIVVVNKVDKENCRPDEVHEQVFDLMFNLGATEDQLDFVTLYGSSKQGWMSTDWKTKTDSIIPLLDAVVASIPPAPTLDGTPQMQVTSLDYSSFVGRIAIGRVHRGTLKEGANMSLVKRDGTIKKVKIKELQVFEGLGRTKVAEVSSGEICAVTGIEGFDIGDTLADAENPEGLTTISIDEPTMNMLFTINNSPFFGKEGKFVTSRHLRDRLFKETEKNLALRVKETDREDSFLVYGRGILHLSVLIETMRREGFELQVGQPQVLFREDENGNRLEPIEHLVVDVPEETAGKVIELVTMRKGELTIMEPKGDLQHLEFNIPARGLIGLRNNVLTATAGEAIMNHRFSAYEPYKGVIPGRIAGSLISMDTGAGTAYTIDKMQDRGEFFVDPGEEVYAGQVIGEHTRPNDLTINIQKGKKLTNMRASGSDDNAKIIPKRQFSLEEAMEYIQKDEYLEVTPKSMRMRKILLDENERLRSAKKVD from the coding sequence ATGCAGAACATTCGCAATATCGCCATCATCGCGCACGTTGACCACGGCAAGACTACGCTCGTGGACAAGATCATTCACGCCTCCAAGCTGTTCGACGAGCACCAGCAGTTCGACGACCTCATCCTGGACAACAATGACCTGGAGCGTGAGCGAGGCATTACCATCGTTTCGAAAAACGTATCGGTACGTTATAAAGACGTAAAAATCAACATCATCGACACTCCTGGTCACGCCGACTTCGGTGGTGAGGTGGAGCGCGTACTGAAGATGGCCGACGGCGTATTGCTGCTCGTTGATGCCTTCGAAGGCGCCATGCCCCAGACCCGTTTCGTACTGGGCAAAGCCATCGACCTGGGCCTGAAGCCCATCGTGGTGGTGAACAAAGTCGACAAGGAAAACTGCCGCCCCGACGAGGTGCACGAGCAGGTGTTCGACCTCATGTTCAACCTGGGTGCTACGGAAGATCAGCTGGACTTCGTGACCTTGTACGGCTCGTCGAAGCAGGGCTGGATGAGCACCGACTGGAAGACCAAGACCGACAGCATCATCCCGCTGCTCGACGCTGTGGTGGCTTCTATCCCTCCCGCTCCTACCCTGGACGGCACCCCCCAGATGCAGGTTACCTCGCTCGACTACTCGTCGTTCGTGGGTCGTATCGCCATTGGTCGCGTACACCGCGGCACGCTGAAGGAAGGCGCTAACATGAGCCTTGTGAAGCGTGATGGCACCATCAAGAAAGTTAAGATTAAAGAATTGCAGGTTTTCGAAGGCCTGGGCCGCACGAAAGTAGCCGAGGTTAGCTCGGGCGAAATCTGCGCCGTAACGGGCATCGAAGGCTTCGACATCGGCGACACCCTCGCTGACGCTGAAAACCCCGAAGGGCTGACCACCATCAGCATCGACGAGCCGACGATGAACATGCTGTTCACCATCAACAACTCGCCCTTCTTCGGTAAGGAAGGTAAGTTCGTGACCTCCCGCCACCTGCGTGACCGTCTGTTTAAGGAGACCGAGAAAAACCTGGCTCTGCGCGTAAAGGAAACCGACCGTGAGGACTCGTTCCTGGTGTACGGCCGTGGTATTCTTCACTTGTCAGTTCTCATCGAGACCATGCGTCGCGAAGGCTTTGAGCTGCAGGTAGGCCAGCCCCAGGTGCTGTTCCGTGAAGACGAGAACGGCAACCGCCTGGAGCCCATCGAGCACCTGGTAGTTGACGTACCAGAAGAAACGGCTGGTAAGGTTATCGAGCTGGTGACCATGCGCAAAGGCGAGCTGACCATCATGGAGCCTAAGGGCGACCTGCAGCACCTGGAGTTCAACATTCCTGCCCGGGGCCTGATTGGTCTGCGGAACAACGTACTGACCGCCACGGCTGGTGAGGCTATCATGAACCACCGCTTCTCGGCTTACGAGCCGTACAAAGGCGTGATTCCGGGCCGTATTGCTGGTTCGCTGATTTCGATGGATACGGGTGCAGGCACCGCGTACACCATTGACAAGATGCAGGACCGCGGTGAGTTTTTCGTTGATCCAGGTGAGGAAGTATACGCTGGCCAGGTTATCGGTGAGCACACCCGCCCCAACGACCTGACCATCAACATTCAGAAAGGCAAGAAGCTCACTAACATGCGTGCTTCCGGCTCCGACGACAACGCCAAGATTATTCCGAAGCGTCAGTTTTCGCTGGAAGAAGCCATGGAATACATCCAGAAGGATGAGTACCTGGAGGTGACGCCTAAGTCGATGCGGATGCGTAAGATCCTGCTCGACGAGAACGAGCGCCTGCGCTCGGCTAAGAAAGTAGACTAG
- a CDS encoding sensor histidine kinase, protein MRLQLNTKIILGFTIALSVLMLTSLLAWYSIQQLSYYTQRVEHTYQVLQRTSDLRMRMRDAQSQVRGYLLMNDSTQNSTFQEVLQQAHADYDTLRLLTLDNTSQQLRLDTLKTLITKETQYLSTFLQVKPSVEAVRRLIKGDRVMQEKLRQLVEHMKAEEEGLLSQRRQRQDIYQHTTPAAIITSAVLAAIIVLWLFNKIYQELKANADLQQQLTQTNEEVARRIQLIEGLAERVVQGDYKVKINDRGQDSLSNLATSLNRMTQTLDENFTVLETRNRELDQFAYVASHDLKAPLRGVLTVVKWIESEMPNELSDQMRQYLDMMKGRLHRLEDLINGLLAYARVGRTEQKLEEVQVSQLVREVQEMVVPASFRVETPTTLPTLVTDRLSLQQVFTNLMGNAAKYHHKPEGTITISCQELPHDYEFTVRDDGPGIAPQFHEKIFLMFQTLRDRNTAESTGIGLSIVKKILDEQKASIRVDSQEGEGTAFIFTWPKQPTSVAQPAL, encoded by the coding sequence ATGCGTTTACAGCTAAACACCAAGATTATTCTGGGCTTTACCATTGCGCTGAGCGTGCTCATGCTAACCTCGCTTCTGGCCTGGTACAGTATTCAGCAGCTCAGCTACTATACCCAGCGCGTAGAGCACACCTACCAGGTACTGCAACGCACCTCCGACCTGCGTATGCGCATGCGCGACGCGCAAAGCCAGGTGCGCGGGTACCTGCTCATGAACGACTCTACCCAGAACTCTACCTTTCAGGAGGTGTTGCAACAGGCACACGCAGACTATGACACCCTCCGCCTCCTGACGCTGGACAACACCTCTCAGCAGCTGCGCCTGGATACGCTCAAGACCCTTATCACGAAGGAGACCCAGTACCTCAGCACCTTCCTGCAGGTGAAGCCCTCAGTAGAAGCGGTGCGGCGCCTGATTAAGGGCGACCGGGTTATGCAGGAAAAGCTGCGACAGCTAGTTGAGCATATGAAGGCCGAAGAGGAGGGCCTGCTAAGTCAGCGCCGCCAGCGCCAGGATATTTACCAGCACACCACCCCGGCCGCCATTATCACGTCGGCGGTGCTGGCCGCCATTATTGTGCTGTGGCTCTTCAACAAGATTTATCAGGAGCTCAAGGCAAATGCCGACTTGCAGCAGCAGCTCACGCAAACGAATGAGGAGGTGGCGCGCCGTATTCAGCTGATTGAGGGCCTGGCGGAGCGTGTGGTGCAGGGTGATTACAAGGTTAAGATCAATGACCGCGGCCAAGACAGCCTGAGCAACCTGGCTACTTCGCTCAACCGGATGACCCAAACCCTGGATGAGAACTTTACCGTGCTGGAAACCCGCAACCGGGAGCTCGACCAGTTTGCCTACGTGGCCTCTCACGACCTGAAGGCCCCACTCCGGGGCGTGTTAACGGTGGTGAAGTGGATTGAGAGCGAAATGCCCAATGAGCTAAGCGACCAAATGCGGCAGTATCTGGACATGATGAAGGGCCGCCTGCACCGCCTCGAGGATCTCATTAATGGCCTGCTGGCCTACGCCCGGGTGGGCCGCACTGAGCAAAAGCTAGAGGAAGTACAGGTAAGCCAGCTGGTGCGGGAGGTGCAGGAAATGGTGGTGCCGGCCAGTTTCCGGGTAGAAACGCCCACCACGCTGCCCACGCTGGTTACTGACCGCCTAAGCCTGCAGCAGGTGTTTACCAACCTCATGGGCAACGCCGCCAAGTACCACCACAAGCCTGAGGGCACCATCACCATCAGCTGCCAGGAGCTGCCCCACGACTACGAGTTTACCGTTCGCGATGATGGGCCCGGAATTGCGCCGCAGTTTCACGAGAAGATATTTCTGATGTTTCAGACCCTGCGCGACCGTAACACGGCCGAAAGCACGGGCATCGGCCTGAGCATCGTCAAGAAAATTCTGGACGAACAAAAAGCCAGTATTCGGGTAGATTCTCAGGAAGGCGAGGGTACGGCCTTTATCTTTACGTGGCCGAAGCAGCCCACCTCCGTGGCTCAGCCCGCACTTTAA
- a CDS encoding TrmH family RNA methyltransferase encodes MPDAITSPQNPRIKNLLKLQQKSSERRAQGLTIIEGLRELTIAHGAGVAVPALFVCTELAGEQRQQELRTLFGKGETEWFEVSKAVFEKVAYREGSDGVLALAKPPQLTLGQLQLPAAPLLLVLEAVEKPGNLGAILRTADAAQATAVIVCDPRTDLFNPNAIRSSIGCSFTVPTIATTREELLAWCRQHGIKTYAAALTDQAVAYTTCDFRGPTALVMGTEADGLTPALMQACDQTIIIPMRGAIDSLNVSTATAILTFEAVRQREG; translated from the coding sequence ATGCCCGACGCTATTACCAGCCCCCAGAACCCCCGCATTAAAAACCTGCTGAAGCTGCAGCAAAAATCGTCGGAGCGCCGGGCGCAGGGCCTCACCATTATTGAGGGGTTGCGGGAGCTGACCATTGCCCACGGGGCCGGCGTGGCCGTGCCTGCTCTGTTTGTGTGCACCGAGCTGGCCGGTGAGCAGCGGCAGCAGGAGCTGCGCACCCTGTTTGGTAAAGGCGAAACCGAGTGGTTTGAGGTATCGAAGGCGGTGTTTGAGAAAGTGGCCTACCGCGAAGGCTCCGACGGGGTGCTGGCTCTGGCCAAGCCGCCCCAGCTCACGCTAGGCCAGTTGCAGCTGCCCGCGGCCCCCTTGCTGCTGGTGCTGGAAGCCGTGGAGAAGCCCGGCAACCTGGGCGCCATTCTGCGCACCGCCGATGCGGCCCAGGCCACGGCCGTTATCGTCTGCGACCCGCGCACCGACTTGTTTAACCCCAACGCCATCCGGAGCAGCATTGGGTGCTCGTTCACGGTGCCCACCATTGCCACTACCCGTGAGGAGCTGCTAGCCTGGTGCCGGCAGCACGGCATCAAAACCTACGCCGCCGCCCTCACCGACCAGGCCGTGGCCTACACCACCTGCGACTTCCGCGGCCCCACGGCCCTGGTAATGGGCACCGAAGCCGACGGCCTTACGCCCGCGCTCATGCAGGCCTGCGACCAGACCATCATTATTCCCATGCGCGGGGCCATTGACTCGCTCAACGTAAGTACCGCCACCGCCATTCTCACCTTTGAGGCTGTGCGCCAGCGGGAGGGATAA
- a CDS encoding DUF3050 domain-containing protein, with product MSTQVHSDSIAELQNALAPAREQLVAHGVYQSLHSLEDLRVFMQHHVFAVWDFMSLLKALQRELTCVEVPWVPRGNPATRRLINDIVLEEETDVDPEGNPASHFELYLRSMRECGADTAPIERLLAALAKGASVGQALEQAQAPASVREFVLDTFRVIESGKPHAVAAAFTFGREDVIPDMFRHLVGDLSRRFPGQLDTFTYYLNRHIQLDEEVHTPLAQQMVRDLCGHDPQRWQESQEVATRCMQARVALWDGIRAALGQPEVA from the coding sequence ATGTCAACTCAAGTTCATTCAGATTCAATTGCTGAGCTACAGAACGCCCTGGCCCCGGCCCGCGAGCAGCTTGTGGCCCACGGCGTGTACCAGTCATTGCACTCGCTGGAAGATTTGCGCGTGTTTATGCAGCACCACGTGTTTGCGGTGTGGGATTTTATGTCGTTGCTCAAGGCCCTGCAGCGGGAGTTAACCTGCGTTGAGGTGCCGTGGGTGCCGCGCGGTAACCCCGCCACGCGCCGCCTCATCAACGACATTGTGCTGGAAGAGGAAACCGACGTAGACCCCGAGGGCAACCCCGCCAGCCACTTCGAGCTCTACCTGCGCTCCATGCGCGAGTGCGGCGCCGATACGGCTCCCATTGAGCGTCTGCTGGCCGCCCTGGCCAAAGGCGCTTCCGTAGGCCAGGCGCTGGAGCAGGCCCAGGCCCCCGCTTCGGTGCGGGAGTTTGTGCTGGACACTTTCCGCGTCATTGAGTCGGGGAAGCCGCATGCCGTGGCGGCGGCATTCACCTTCGGCCGCGAGGATGTTATTCCCGACATGTTCCGCCATTTGGTGGGCGACCTGAGCCGGCGCTTCCCCGGCCAGCTCGACACCTTCACGTACTACCTCAACCGCCACATTCAGCTGGATGAAGAAGTGCACACTCCGCTGGCCCAGCAAATGGTGCGCGACCTGTGCGGCCACGACCCGCAGCGCTGGCAGGAAAGCCAGGAGGTAGCCACTCGCTGCATGCAGGCCCGCGTAGCCCTCTGGGACGGGATCCGGGCAGCTCTGGGCCAGCCGGAAGTGGCCTAG
- a CDS encoding DUF1223 domain-containing protein has product MLRTALVICTLVAAGGVFSLSNTTRPAAAGNRVPVVVELFTSEGCSSCPAADDALRQLETDQSVDGIEVLALGEHVDYWNRLGWKDPFSSAAFTARQREYAAAFNTNSYTPQAVVDGGTELVGSRQWALVKAIEQAAKAPRATVQLTRAGANLKVRVGQLPAGTGASTVLLAFTESGLSSQVGRGENSGRLLHHAAVVRELQTLGNLGPNGTFTAAPALALNPQWKVAHLKAVVLVQENASRHIVGVASLPLSAQEAAVN; this is encoded by the coding sequence ATGCTTCGTACTGCCTTAGTTATTTGTACCCTTGTGGCCGCTGGTGGTGTATTCAGCCTTTCTAACACCACGCGGCCTGCCGCGGCAGGTAACCGGGTGCCCGTAGTGGTGGAGCTCTTTACCTCAGAAGGCTGCTCCAGCTGCCCCGCCGCCGATGATGCTCTGCGCCAACTGGAAACGGATCAGTCAGTAGATGGGATAGAAGTACTGGCCCTCGGCGAGCATGTGGATTACTGGAATCGGCTGGGCTGGAAAGACCCGTTTTCTTCGGCGGCTTTCACGGCGCGGCAGCGGGAGTACGCGGCGGCTTTCAACACCAACAGTTACACGCCGCAAGCGGTAGTTGACGGCGGCACCGAGCTAGTAGGCAGTCGGCAGTGGGCGCTGGTGAAGGCTATTGAGCAGGCCGCCAAAGCTCCGCGGGCTACCGTGCAGCTCACTCGTGCCGGCGCAAATTTGAAGGTGCGAGTAGGGCAGCTACCCGCCGGTACGGGTGCCAGCACCGTGCTGCTAGCCTTTACTGAGAGTGGCCTCTCATCACAGGTTGGGCGCGGTGAGAATTCAGGCCGCCTGCTGCACCATGCTGCCGTGGTGCGTGAGCTGCAAACGCTGGGCAACCTGGGGCCCAACGGCACATTTACTGCTGCGCCTGCGCTGGCGCTCAACCCGCAGTGGAAAGTTGCCCACCTGAAGGCAGTAGTGCTAGTGCAGGAAAATGCCTCGCGCCACATTGTAGGCGTAGCCAGCCTGCCCCTAAGCGCGCAAGAAGCCGCAGTAAACTAG
- a CDS encoding acylphosphatase has protein sequence MSIEHRTIHVHGRVQGVFYRQSTRAEARRLGLTGTVCNNPDGTVTIEAEGPAAALDALAAWCQQGPPAAKVEKIEAQPGLVRGYEAFEVKREA, from the coding sequence ATGTCCATCGAACACCGCACTATTCACGTGCACGGTCGCGTGCAGGGCGTCTTCTACCGCCAAAGCACCCGCGCCGAGGCCCGCCGCTTGGGCCTCACCGGCACCGTTTGCAACAACCCCGACGGCACCGTCACGATTGAAGCGGAAGGCCCGGCCGCAGCCTTGGATGCTTTGGCGGCCTGGTGCCAGCAGGGGCCTCCTGCCGCTAAAGTTGAGAAAATAGAAGCACAACCTGGCTTGGTGAGAGGCTACGAAGCGTTTGAGGTGAAGCGAGAGGCCTAA
- the msrB gene encoding peptide-methionine (R)-S-oxide reductase MsrB, with protein sequence MRSSLLILLLSALTLNSACSQNKSKRDAKMDLADSPRPVTNPSAAAKAYPKPKPVTGKPDEFPIRKTDAQWKAQLTPAQYFILREQGTERPYVNKYANNHEKGNYYCAADHNLLFSSETKFESGTGWPSFWAPATENSLKVTADNSLGMSRDELVCAKCGGHLGHVFDDGPKPTGQRYCMDSDGMIFEKAK encoded by the coding sequence ATGCGTTCTTCCCTCTTGATTCTGCTGCTTTCTGCCCTGACCCTCAACTCCGCCTGCTCGCAAAATAAAAGCAAGCGCGATGCGAAAATGGACCTGGCCGATTCACCCCGCCCCGTAACTAACCCGTCGGCGGCAGCTAAAGCATACCCTAAACCCAAGCCCGTAACGGGCAAGCCTGATGAATTCCCCATTCGCAAGACTGATGCACAGTGGAAAGCTCAGCTAACGCCCGCGCAGTATTTCATTCTGCGGGAGCAGGGCACTGAGCGGCCGTATGTAAACAAGTATGCCAACAACCACGAGAAGGGTAACTATTACTGCGCTGCCGACCATAACCTGCTGTTTTCCTCCGAAACCAAGTTTGAGTCGGGCACCGGGTGGCCTAGCTTCTGGGCCCCGGCCACCGAGAACAGCCTGAAGGTAACGGCCGACAATAGCCTGGGCATGAGCCGCGACGAGCTGGTGTGCGCCAAGTGCGGCGGCCACCTGGGCCACGTCTTCGACGACGGCCCTAAGCCCACCGGCCAGCGCTACTGCATGGACTCGGACGGCATGATCTTCGAAAAAGCGAAGTAA